The Caretta caretta isolate rCarCar2 chromosome 10, rCarCar1.hap1, whole genome shotgun sequence genome has a window encoding:
- the FURIN gene encoding furin isoform X2 — MDLGPRLLLLLWTPAVVAWLAQEGLGQRVYTNTWAVLVPAGLQEADRLARKHGFLNLGPIVGDYYHFRHHAVVKRSLSPHRSRHSHLAREPQVHWLEQQVAKRRTKRDAFTEPTDPKFPQQWYLYNVNQRDLNVRGAWEQGYTGRGIVVSILDDGIEKNHPDLEDNYDPGASFDVNDQDPDPQPRYTQMNDNRHGTRCAGEVAAVANNGICGVGVAYNARIGGVRMLDGEVTDAVEARSLGLNPNHIHIYSASWGPEDDGKTVDGPARLAEEAFFRGGRAGLGSIFVWASGNGGREHDSCNCDGYTNSIYTLSISSTTQYGNVPWYSEACSSTLATTYSSGNQNEKQIVTTDLRQKCTESHTGTSASAPLAAGIIALTLEANKNLTWRDMQHLVVRTSKPAHLNTNDWATNGVGRKVSHSYGYGLLDAGAMVTLARNWTTVGPQRKCIIDILTEPKDIGKRLEVRRKVDACLGKASSIGRLEHVQARLTLSYNRRGDLAIHLTSPMGTRSTLLAPRPHDYSGDGFNDWAFMTTHSWDEDPSGDWVLEIENTSEANNYGTLTKFTLVLYGTATEPTSLSNRLESSGCKTLASSQTCVVCEEGFYLHQKSCLKRCPPGFTPSLQSAHYALENSVEPRPPHLCVPCHTSCATCTGPVATACLSCPAHSHYNSLDRTCSHQTQSSRASPALGKGQPEAPPASKLAVLVASLSCVFIVLIFITVFLVLQLRSGFSLRGVKVYSLDSGLISYRGLPADLWQEELPSESEGEDCEAHSERTAFIRDQSAL; from the exons ATTGTCGGTGACTATTACCACTTCCGGCACCATGCAGTAGTGAAACGTTCCCTCTCGCCCCACCGGTCCCGGCACAGCCATTTGGCCAGGGAGCCCCAG GTGCATTGGCTGGAGCAGCAGGTGGCAAAGCGCAGGACGAAGAGAGACGCCTTCACGGAGCCCACAGACCCCAAGTTCCCTCAGCAGTGGTACCTG TACAACGTGAACCAGCGGGACCTGAACGTGCGGGGGGCCTGGGAGCAGGGCTACACCGGCAGGGGGATTGTTGTCTCCATCCTGGACGATGGCATTGAGAAGAACCACCCGGACCTAGAGGACAACTAT GACCCCGGGGCCAGCTTTGATGTGAACGACCAGGACCCAGACCCACAGCCTCGCTACACACAGATGAACGATAACAG ACATGGCACTCGCTGTGCCGGTGAAGTGGCTGCTGTGGCAAACAATGGGATCTGTGGCGTGGGAGTGGCTTACAACGCCAGGATTGGAG GTGTGCGCATGCTGGATGGGGAAGTGACCGATGCTGTGGAGGCCCGCTCCCTGGGCTTAAACCCCAACCACATCCACATCTACAGTGCCAGCTGGGGCCCTGAGGACGATGGCAAGACGGTGGACGGGCCGGCCCGGCTGGCAGAAGAGGCGTTCTTCCGAGGG GGCCGGGCGGGACTGGGCTCCATATTCGTCTGGGCCTCTGGGAATGGGGGCCGCGAACATGACAGCTGCAACTGCGATGGCTACACCAACAGCATCTACACGCTGTCCATCAGCAGCACCACCCAGTACGGCAACGTGCCCTGGTACAGCGAGGCCTGCTCCTCCACCCTTGCCACCACCTACAGCAGCGGCAACCAGAACGAGAAACAGATT GTGACGACCGACCTGAGGCAGAAGTGCACAGAGTCGCACACAGGGACCTCTGCCTCGGCTCCACTGGCTGCTGGCATCATCGCACTTACCCTGGAAGCAAA TAAGAACCTGACCTGGCGGGACATGCAGCACCTGGTGGTGCGGACCTCGAAGCCGGCGCATCTCAACACCAATGACTGGGCCACCAACGGCGTGGGCCGCAAAG TCAGCCACTCCTATGGCTACGGCCTGCTGGACGCGGGGGCCATGGTGACCCTGGCCAGGAACTGGACCACGGTGGGACCCCAGAGGAAGTGCATCATCGACATCCTCACTGAGCCAAA agacatTGGGAAGCGCCTGGAGGTCCGGAGGAAAGTGGACGCCTGCTTGGGGAAGGCCAGCTCCATCGGCAGGCTGGAGCACGTCCAGGCCAGGCTGACTCTCTCCTACAACCGGCGTGGTGACCTGGCCATCCACCTCACCAGCCCCATGGGCACCCGCTCCACCCTCCTGGCTCCCAG GCCTCACGACTACTCGGGTGACGGTTTCAACGACTGGGCCTTCATGACCACACACTCGTGGGACGAGGACCCCTCCGGTGACTGGGTGCTGGAGATCGAAAACACTAGTGAAGCCAACAACTACG GCACCCTGACCAAGTTCACGCTGGTTCTGTACGGGACCGCGACAGAGCCCACCAGCCTCTCCAACCGGCTCGAGAGCAGCGGCTGCAAAACCCTCGCCTCCAGCCAGACCTGCGTGG TGTGCGAGGAGGGCTTCTACCTGCACCAGAAGAGCTGCCTGAAGCGCTGCCCCCCCGGCTTCACGCCCAGCCTGCAGAGTGCCCACTACGCCCTGGAGAACAGTGTGGAGCCCCGCCCCCCTCACCTGTGTGTGCCGTGCCACACCTCCTGCGCCACTTGCACGGGGCCCGTGGCCACCGCCTGCCTCAGCTGCCCAGCCCACTCACACTACAACAGCCTGGACCGAACGTGCTCCCACCAGACGCAGAGCAGCCGCGCATCGCCCGCCCTGGGCAAGGGCCAGCCCGAGGCACCTCCCGCCTCCAAACTGGCTGTCCTGGTGGCCAGCCTCAGCTGCGTCTTCATCGTCCTCATCTTCATCACAGTCTTCCTGGTGCTGCAGTTGCGCTCGGGCTTCAGCCTGCGGGGTGTTAAGGTGTACTCCCTGGACAGCGGGCTCATCTCCTACCGGGGGCTCCCCGCGGACCTGTGGCAGGAGGAGCTGCCTTCCGAGTCGGAGGGCGAGGACTGCGAGGCGCACAGCGAGAGGACTGCCTTCATCAGAGACCAAAGTGCCCTTtga
- the FURIN gene encoding furin isoform X1, producing MDLGPRLLLLLWTPAVVAWLAQEGLGQRVYTNTWAVLVPAGLQEADRLARKHGFLNLGPIVGDYYHFRHHAVVKRSLSPHRSRHSHLAREPQVHWLEQQVAKRRTKRDAFTEPTDPKFPQQWYLYNVNQRDLNVRGAWEQGYTGRGIVVSILDDGIEKNHPDLEDNYDPGASFDVNDQDPDPQPRYTQMNDNRHGTRCAGEVAAVANNGICGVGVAYNARIGGVRMLDGEVTDAVEARSLGLNPNHIHIYSASWGPEDDGKTVDGPARLAEEAFFRGVSQGRAGLGSIFVWASGNGGREHDSCNCDGYTNSIYTLSISSTTQYGNVPWYSEACSSTLATTYSSGNQNEKQIVTTDLRQKCTESHTGTSASAPLAAGIIALTLEANKNLTWRDMQHLVVRTSKPAHLNTNDWATNGVGRKVSHSYGYGLLDAGAMVTLARNWTTVGPQRKCIIDILTEPKDIGKRLEVRRKVDACLGKASSIGRLEHVQARLTLSYNRRGDLAIHLTSPMGTRSTLLAPRPHDYSGDGFNDWAFMTTHSWDEDPSGDWVLEIENTSEANNYGTLTKFTLVLYGTATEPTSLSNRLESSGCKTLASSQTCVVCEEGFYLHQKSCLKRCPPGFTPSLQSAHYALENSVEPRPPHLCVPCHTSCATCTGPVATACLSCPAHSHYNSLDRTCSHQTQSSRASPALGKGQPEAPPASKLAVLVASLSCVFIVLIFITVFLVLQLRSGFSLRGVKVYSLDSGLISYRGLPADLWQEELPSESEGEDCEAHSERTAFIRDQSAL from the exons ATTGTCGGTGACTATTACCACTTCCGGCACCATGCAGTAGTGAAACGTTCCCTCTCGCCCCACCGGTCCCGGCACAGCCATTTGGCCAGGGAGCCCCAG GTGCATTGGCTGGAGCAGCAGGTGGCAAAGCGCAGGACGAAGAGAGACGCCTTCACGGAGCCCACAGACCCCAAGTTCCCTCAGCAGTGGTACCTG TACAACGTGAACCAGCGGGACCTGAACGTGCGGGGGGCCTGGGAGCAGGGCTACACCGGCAGGGGGATTGTTGTCTCCATCCTGGACGATGGCATTGAGAAGAACCACCCGGACCTAGAGGACAACTAT GACCCCGGGGCCAGCTTTGATGTGAACGACCAGGACCCAGACCCACAGCCTCGCTACACACAGATGAACGATAACAG ACATGGCACTCGCTGTGCCGGTGAAGTGGCTGCTGTGGCAAACAATGGGATCTGTGGCGTGGGAGTGGCTTACAACGCCAGGATTGGAG GTGTGCGCATGCTGGATGGGGAAGTGACCGATGCTGTGGAGGCCCGCTCCCTGGGCTTAAACCCCAACCACATCCACATCTACAGTGCCAGCTGGGGCCCTGAGGACGATGGCAAGACGGTGGACGGGCCGGCCCGGCTGGCAGAAGAGGCGTTCTTCCGAGGGGTCAGTCAG GGCCGGGCGGGACTGGGCTCCATATTCGTCTGGGCCTCTGGGAATGGGGGCCGCGAACATGACAGCTGCAACTGCGATGGCTACACCAACAGCATCTACACGCTGTCCATCAGCAGCACCACCCAGTACGGCAACGTGCCCTGGTACAGCGAGGCCTGCTCCTCCACCCTTGCCACCACCTACAGCAGCGGCAACCAGAACGAGAAACAGATT GTGACGACCGACCTGAGGCAGAAGTGCACAGAGTCGCACACAGGGACCTCTGCCTCGGCTCCACTGGCTGCTGGCATCATCGCACTTACCCTGGAAGCAAA TAAGAACCTGACCTGGCGGGACATGCAGCACCTGGTGGTGCGGACCTCGAAGCCGGCGCATCTCAACACCAATGACTGGGCCACCAACGGCGTGGGCCGCAAAG TCAGCCACTCCTATGGCTACGGCCTGCTGGACGCGGGGGCCATGGTGACCCTGGCCAGGAACTGGACCACGGTGGGACCCCAGAGGAAGTGCATCATCGACATCCTCACTGAGCCAAA agacatTGGGAAGCGCCTGGAGGTCCGGAGGAAAGTGGACGCCTGCTTGGGGAAGGCCAGCTCCATCGGCAGGCTGGAGCACGTCCAGGCCAGGCTGACTCTCTCCTACAACCGGCGTGGTGACCTGGCCATCCACCTCACCAGCCCCATGGGCACCCGCTCCACCCTCCTGGCTCCCAG GCCTCACGACTACTCGGGTGACGGTTTCAACGACTGGGCCTTCATGACCACACACTCGTGGGACGAGGACCCCTCCGGTGACTGGGTGCTGGAGATCGAAAACACTAGTGAAGCCAACAACTACG GCACCCTGACCAAGTTCACGCTGGTTCTGTACGGGACCGCGACAGAGCCCACCAGCCTCTCCAACCGGCTCGAGAGCAGCGGCTGCAAAACCCTCGCCTCCAGCCAGACCTGCGTGG TGTGCGAGGAGGGCTTCTACCTGCACCAGAAGAGCTGCCTGAAGCGCTGCCCCCCCGGCTTCACGCCCAGCCTGCAGAGTGCCCACTACGCCCTGGAGAACAGTGTGGAGCCCCGCCCCCCTCACCTGTGTGTGCCGTGCCACACCTCCTGCGCCACTTGCACGGGGCCCGTGGCCACCGCCTGCCTCAGCTGCCCAGCCCACTCACACTACAACAGCCTGGACCGAACGTGCTCCCACCAGACGCAGAGCAGCCGCGCATCGCCCGCCCTGGGCAAGGGCCAGCCCGAGGCACCTCCCGCCTCCAAACTGGCTGTCCTGGTGGCCAGCCTCAGCTGCGTCTTCATCGTCCTCATCTTCATCACAGTCTTCCTGGTGCTGCAGTTGCGCTCGGGCTTCAGCCTGCGGGGTGTTAAGGTGTACTCCCTGGACAGCGGGCTCATCTCCTACCGGGGGCTCCCCGCGGACCTGTGGCAGGAGGAGCTGCCTTCCGAGTCGGAGGGCGAGGACTGCGAGGCGCACAGCGAGAGGACTGCCTTCATCAGAGACCAAAGTGCCCTTtga